The following proteins come from a genomic window of Geminicoccaceae bacterium SCSIO 64248:
- a CDS encoding NYN domain-containing protein, with product MSAGLSPRLAVLIDAENSPARIADPLFEAIGSRGRACVRRIFGDFSHPGIRPWIDVLSRHALDARQHFPLTRSKNGADIALVIEAMDLLHGGLVDGFCLVSSDSDFTRLAGRIREHGLAVHGFGGSKTPSSFRLACDSFVDTDAFGLASCAAAKPDDAPSSERLHPSAAVPVLRRLIAGLDSEDGWIPLAALGVALGAQQPDFDPRAFGCARLGDLVRKAGAFEVRQRQGEGYRLRLRTADATA from the coding sequence ATGAGCGCCGGCCTGTCGCCGCGCCTGGCCGTCCTGATCGACGCCGAGAACAGCCCGGCGCGCATCGCCGATCCGCTGTTCGAAGCGATCGGCAGCCGCGGACGTGCCTGTGTGCGCCGGATCTTCGGCGACTTCAGCCACCCCGGCATCCGGCCCTGGATCGACGTGCTGTCCCGTCACGCCCTGGACGCCCGACAGCATTTCCCGCTCACCCGATCGAAGAACGGCGCCGACATCGCCCTGGTGATCGAGGCTATGGACCTGCTGCACGGCGGCCTCGTCGACGGCTTCTGCCTGGTTTCCTCCGACAGCGACTTCACCCGTCTGGCCGGCCGCATCCGCGAACACGGTCTCGCGGTCCACGGCTTCGGCGGGAGCAAGACGCCGTCGAGCTTCCGTCTCGCCTGCGACTCCTTCGTCGACACCGACGCCTTCGGCCTGGCCTCTTGCGCGGCGGCGAAGCCCGACGACGCGCCGTCGTCCGAACGGCTTCACCCGAGCGCGGCGGTGCCCGTCCTTCGCAGGCTCATCGCCGGGCTGGACAGCGAGGATGGCTGGATCCCGCTGGCGGCGCTCGGCGTCGCGCTGGGCGCGCAGCAGCCGGACTTCGACCCGCGCGCCTTCGGCTGCGCACGGCTCGGCGACCTGGTGCGCAAGGCCGGCGCCTTCGAGGTCCGCCAGCGTCAGGGCGAAGGCTACCGGCTCCGCTTGCGCACGGCCGACGCCACGGCGTGA
- a CDS encoding undecaprenyl-phosphate glucose phosphotransferase has translation MLARRVHRALDWLSPAIVVGILRVADILVVVSSGFLAYISRFGFDEIAPYALYSLVLAGILAANVFQSAGLYSFGTLVSMFRQSRRLLIAWTLVALALVTVGFLTKTLLDASRLWVSLWFVYGFVGLLVVRMTVKYQILRWQARGRLTRNVVVVGAGEHGQRFVEHLRRAGDESGIRLIGLFDDRKGRVPDYVAGFPVLGTVDDLLGFARRNPIDQVIIALPWDAEARLLSWIKKIKSLPVDVRLCPDMIGFHLSHRNVTHLGGVPLLNVFEKPLAGWAYVVKVLEDRFLAGLILLLIAPLMLILAAAIKLDSRGAVLYRQKRYGFNNEVIEVFKFRSMFTDLSDSGVGPNVKQATSNDPRITRVGRFIRRTSLDELPQFLNVLNGTMSIVGPRPHAVAHNEQYAMLIDEYLARHRVKPGITGWAQINGLRGETDTLDKMERRVQYDLYYIENWSLLFDLRIIMRTLLVGFVHPNAR, from the coding sequence ATGCTAGCGCGGCGGGTGCATCGCGCGCTCGACTGGCTGTCGCCGGCGATCGTCGTCGGCATTCTTCGTGTCGCCGATATCCTCGTGGTCGTGTCCAGCGGCTTCCTCGCCTACATCTCGCGCTTCGGCTTCGACGAGATCGCGCCCTACGCGCTCTACAGCCTCGTCCTCGCCGGCATCCTCGCCGCCAACGTCTTCCAGTCCGCCGGCCTGTACTCGTTCGGCACCCTGGTCAGCATGTTCCGCCAGTCGCGACGTCTGCTGATCGCCTGGACATTGGTCGCTCTCGCCCTGGTCACGGTCGGCTTCTTGACCAAGACCCTGCTCGACGCCTCGCGGCTGTGGGTGAGCCTCTGGTTCGTCTACGGCTTCGTCGGCCTGCTCGTCGTGCGCATGACGGTCAAGTACCAGATCCTGCGTTGGCAGGCGCGGGGCCGGCTGACGCGCAACGTCGTCGTGGTCGGCGCCGGCGAGCATGGCCAGCGCTTCGTCGAGCATCTCCGTCGTGCAGGCGACGAGAGCGGCATCCGCCTGATCGGCCTGTTCGACGATCGCAAGGGACGCGTGCCCGACTACGTCGCCGGATTTCCCGTGCTCGGCACGGTCGACGATCTTCTCGGCTTCGCGCGCCGCAACCCGATCGACCAGGTGATCATCGCGCTGCCCTGGGACGCGGAGGCCCGCCTCCTGTCGTGGATCAAGAAGATCAAGAGCCTGCCGGTCGACGTCCGCCTGTGCCCGGACATGATCGGCTTCCATCTCAGCCACCGCAACGTCACCCATCTGGGCGGCGTGCCGCTTCTCAACGTGTTCGAGAAGCCGCTGGCCGGGTGGGCCTACGTGGTCAAGGTGCTGGAGGACCGGTTCCTGGCCGGGCTGATCCTGCTTCTCATCGCGCCGTTGATGCTGATCCTCGCCGCGGCGATCAAGCTGGATAGCCGGGGCGCGGTCCTGTACCGGCAGAAGCGCTACGGCTTCAACAACGAGGTCATCGAGGTCTTCAAGTTCCGCAGCATGTTCACCGACCTGTCGGACAGCGGCGTCGGTCCGAACGTGAAGCAGGCGACCAGCAACGACCCGCGCATCACGCGGGTCGGCCGGTTCATCCGCCGCACCAGCCTGGACGAGCTGCCCCAGTTCCTCAACGTGCTGAACGGCACGATGTCGATCGTCGGCCCGCGGCCGCACGCGGTCGCGCACAACGAGCAGTACGCCATGCTGATCGACGAGTACCTGGCGCGTCACCGGGTCAAGCCCGGCATCACCGGCTGGGCGCAGATCAACGGCCTGCGCGGCGAAACCGACACGCTCGACAAGATGGAGCGGCGCGTCCAGTACGACCTCTACTACATCGAGAACTGGTCGCTCCTGTTCGACCTGCGCATCATCATGCGCACCCTTCTGGTCGGCTTCGTGCATCCCAACGCCCGCTGA
- a CDS encoding YifB family Mg chelatase-like AAA ATPase, whose product MSASGSASIRTVAFEGIEVKPVDVQVQIGAGLPSFAVVGLPDKAIAESRERVRSALGALGLALPPKRITVNLAPADLRKEGSHYDLPIALGLLVAMGVLPQDLTTNAIALGELGLDGSLRRVDGVLPTAVAAAAERCRLVCPAACGGEAAWLGGEIGIVAADSLLDLIQHERGERPLPVPSAETVPDDRAYPDLRDVKGQETAKRVLEIAAAGGHNLLMSGPPGSGKSMLAARLPGLLPPLDTAEILEVSMIASIAGTLDKGRLTRRRPFREPHHATSVAALVGGGPQARPGEISLAHKGILFLDELPEFARPVLEGLRQPMETGRVTVTRAQVKATYPSRFQLVAAMNPCPCGMLGDPARACAKAPRCGESYQSRLSGPLLDRIDLHIDVPAVSPADLAMPPPAEGSEVIAKRVAQARAIQAERYLQPSGGRLRTNAEVEGERLDAHATPDADGRTLLQRAAERQHLSARGYHRVLRVARTIADLDGEATVRRRHVAEALTYRRRERTRP is encoded by the coding sequence ATGTCCGCCAGCGGCTCGGCCTCGATACGCACGGTCGCCTTCGAGGGCATCGAGGTGAAGCCGGTCGACGTTCAGGTCCAGATCGGGGCCGGCTTGCCGAGCTTCGCGGTCGTCGGGTTGCCGGACAAGGCGATCGCCGAATCGCGCGAACGGGTCCGCTCCGCCCTCGGCGCGCTCGGCCTTGCCCTGCCGCCCAAGCGCATCACCGTCAATCTCGCGCCGGCCGACCTGCGCAAGGAGGGCAGCCACTACGACCTGCCGATCGCGCTCGGCCTCCTGGTCGCGATGGGCGTGCTGCCGCAGGACCTGACCACCAACGCCATCGCGCTGGGCGAGCTCGGCCTCGACGGCAGCCTGCGCCGGGTCGACGGCGTCCTGCCGACCGCCGTCGCGGCGGCGGCCGAACGCTGCCGCCTCGTCTGTCCCGCGGCGTGCGGCGGCGAGGCGGCCTGGCTCGGCGGGGAGATCGGCATCGTCGCGGCCGACAGCCTGCTCGACCTGATCCAGCACGAGCGCGGCGAGCGTCCCCTGCCGGTGCCATCGGCCGAGACGGTGCCGGACGATCGCGCCTATCCCGACCTGCGCGACGTCAAGGGCCAGGAGACCGCCAAGCGCGTGCTCGAGATCGCCGCCGCCGGCGGCCACAATCTTCTGATGAGCGGACCGCCCGGCTCCGGCAAGTCGATGCTGGCAGCACGGCTTCCCGGCCTGCTGCCGCCGCTCGATACGGCCGAGATCCTCGAGGTCAGCATGATCGCCAGCATCGCGGGCACGCTCGACAAGGGCAGGCTGACCCGCCGCCGGCCGTTCCGCGAGCCGCATCACGCCACGTCGGTCGCCGCCCTGGTGGGTGGCGGACCGCAGGCGCGGCCGGGCGAGATCTCCTTGGCGCACAAGGGCATCCTGTTCCTCGACGAGTTGCCCGAGTTCGCGCGCCCGGTGCTGGAGGGCCTGCGCCAGCCGATGGAGACGGGACGCGTGACGGTGACGCGCGCCCAGGTCAAGGCGACCTACCCCTCGCGCTTCCAGCTGGTCGCCGCCATGAACCCGTGCCCTTGCGGCATGCTCGGCGATCCGGCCCGCGCCTGCGCCAAGGCACCGCGTTGCGGCGAGAGCTACCAGAGCCGCTTGTCCGGCCCTCTGCTCGACCGGATCGACCTCCATATCGACGTCCCGGCCGTGTCGCCCGCCGATCTCGCCATGCCGCCGCCGGCCGAAGGCAGCGAGGTCATCGCGAAGAGGGTCGCCCAGGCCCGCGCAATCCAGGCCGAGCGCTACCTCCAACCCTCGGGCGGCCGGCTGCGCACCAACGCCGAGGTCGAGGGCGAACGGCTGGACGCGCACGCCACCCCGGACGCCGACGGCCGTACGCTGCTGCAGCGTGCCGCCGAGCGCCAGCATCTGTCGGCGCGCGGCTACCATCGCGTCCTCCGGGTCGCGCGCACCATCGCCGATCTCGACGGCGAGGCGACGGTGCGGCGACGCCATGTCGCGGAAGCGCTGACCTATCGGCGGCGCGAGCGGACGCGGCCATGA